One Hylaeus volcanicus isolate JK05 chromosome 8, UHH_iyHylVolc1.0_haploid, whole genome shotgun sequence genomic window, tgaaaatattaaggtaataatataaacaaatatcggtttttgatttttccaacATCGTTCCACTACTTCCAAAAAtccgaaaaaaattatagattaatAATCGTAACAAAACGCTaacagtgtaaaaatataaacgtcgtcatttcataatttccattaagaagaattatttttaaacttctcTATATAGACACTGCCAGACAAAACAGCCGAGTTTaaatcgcgaaagaaactttcgaggCAACTTAATACATTgaatttcatgaatatctgAAAACTATCTTTAGTTTCAGCCTGTGTTAGAGGATTCTGCCTTACTTGTGCGTTGCAGAATAAATTGCTGCGACGATGTTACAGTgtggaattttcaataaatttcgcgGGGAAAAATCGCGTCGAAATTTAAAGTGTAAGCAATGCCACAGGATCAATTCGCTCGCATTTCAGTCTCATTCTGCGTGATTTTTCTGTAACAATTGGACGAGGTTTGGTAGATGGAAAAACGCTGGGATAAGGACGGGAGAGGGGAAAGGGAAAATAGTCGAACGGGTTGGGATTCCAATTAGGATTCCGCAGCGTGTAATAAAAATGCCGTCGGGCTTTATTGCGATTCGACCACGGGCGCGGCAAAAATAAAGcgagaaaagtaaaaataaaaaaacgaatcTCCCGTTTCGTTTAGTCTTCGTTCACTCCTGTCACTTTTACCCTTTGACATCGGTGCCTATACTCTGTAcgatatgaatattatattggGGTGACGATCTTTAGcagtttaatattattctgctTTTAAAACTTGGGAGCAAAAGTTTTAGTCGTCTTAGATTTATCTCGTCTTAGATTTAATCTCGTCTCGCCCGCATCACtatctatgtctattgaagaaatttgtctaaattaggTGATAGGCTTGATggttgcaaataaatttttcgttataaatacgtacatgtGTAAAGTTCATCTATGTgcatattcataatgaaacatttatttgaaaacatcaaatgtcaCATGTAATATAACAATAGTACATTAGTATAACATTATCATATTAcgttatttctaataaataactttttattaaactacGACTTTGTTAGATAAACTGTTTGCTAcgtgtttatttatatcacatttttaagaaatatactGTTGACGAGATGAAATGATTCTCAGTTATTATTCAGTTTATTAGTTTTTGTACCGTATCATGAAGCATGTTCTTTTTTATACTTAAGTAAACTTTATTGTATATCCatgtattaaatgaattattatcgTAGAGAACGCTAACAGacattgttaattaaatatcttaagTTATGCTTGTATTagatacataaaatatgtagCAATACAatgtcaaattatttatttaattttgaaatatctttaaaCCTGTTTCTTTTAGAAACACAAAAAGTAGGCACACAATGCACCAAgtattatcataatatttttacttttgaagATGGCCAAAAAATCGAATTcaaagataaacaaaaatttgctTGTACTAGACTGAGGTTTCCTATTTATTAGTTTTACTCGCAAACCATTTCTCAATTATGTACTTACCAACGTAACGTACAATTTAAGAACAAATATTGATTATTTACCGACTAACGAGgcttcgaatatttattatgctaGCAATTAATGAACGCAGCGTACCGAGAATGATTTGTCCAACGGTAGTTCGATGAGAGTGATTGGAAATTTTGAGTCGATGCAACGTCGATCGTCGATGCTCGTGTCCATGCTGTAACGAAACGCAACTGCGATAATTTCGCAACCGATGCAATTAGAATTACTATCCTTGCCGCGAGACGAAGCTTTTAAGCTCGTGGATATGGTATATTAAGCGCCCGGAATGTAATCTCCTCATTAAATTCTCAGCGAAAATTTTATCCGATTATTCGAAACTACAAGTGTCTGTTTcgttaatcaatttttgactATGTTCGTTAAATTTGAAGGTAGATGATTTAACGGGCATACAAAAGTAACTTTTGGggattaaaatgtttaattacgaTAGGCAAATTACTGCTCGTGcatttaatagtaattttcCGCCGTGATTTTTGcacttaacaaattttatgtacGTACTTGCGAGAGTTAAATTCTCCACACGTTTCTGGAGACTTTAACGATTTAACGATGCTCGTAACAGTCATGATTTATGTTGGCGTTGAAGTCccttgaaataaaagtatgattTTTGTCGAAACTGGGAATAAACACTGTTTaacgcgaaattaaaaattctttttcttcctcggCTTGGAAAATAGTGTTCCCCtttgtttcttgttaattaaGACACAGTATAATTAGTTTAATCATCCtcgttataatataattatggaTAAAGACTTTAagcttgtaaaattttaatgttcaagctgtaagaatttttattaaaagtaattccGATTTGTTTGAAGTCTGATATTTATTTGCAAGTTAATggtagaataaattatttcaatagtgTTTTCGACTATTTCTTATCAGTTATTATTAGTTGCAAgaggtataaaataatacttaaaataGCAAGATGAAAAGCATCGTTAGCTGGCAGTTACTCGTTtgcaattgaatatttataatcgaTAATGGATTTTCGGctttttgatttttacgtATCTGTAAAAAAGTTCATTCGGCCTTCGCAGTCAACAAGTTAcaacgatttatattttaaaatcgaaTTGAATTTCGGGAAAAGGGACTTTTAAGTattcgattttcatttttgaaactaaacgtcgaacgaataaactgtaaatatcataaaattttgttttgtcatTCATTAATCaatctaatttaatttctatttaacatTCTAATTTTTCTATGAACGCTTTCTAACGTATTCGATTGGTTTAAGTAATAATAGTAGTAGAAAACACTTCCGTGCCATTGGAAGTATTTAACAACGTAACTTCAATCGAGGCAATGATCTACAGTAAGATTCGTTATAACGAGACATAATCaagtgaaatgaagaaaattcgAAGTCAATTtactcgaaaacaaagcctcgcatgaagaatttttattctatattttcgagttattttttcatgtataatCACTCCCTTTTCGCTTGCACCACCAGTTACCGAACATCTTGTATATACATTGGCTTTCTATGGTCAACCAAGCTATTTGAGCCTACTTCTCGATGGCATATAAGCGGTATACGCTCTTCGCAATCAACAGGTTAATAATATTACGTAATATTCCAAGAGAGACTTCTGTACGGCATCGATAACGTGCTAATGTTTTAGCACCCACGGAAGCATGTGGAAAGTTGTAAATTGATCCGTGAGGAAATTATGCGGCTCGATTGAAAGTGGAAATCGATATCTGCCGTGGACAGAATTGTGGCGGAACGATTGCGGTGTAACCAGCCGTCCCGGGTGCAATTCGCCGGTGAATTTTGCATTCATAAACATAGGATCGACTGAATCGGTCCAATTAACTGAGAGAGGATCCCTGTCGAGGATTTTTCCGCGATTCTCCGTTCTCCCCACAAGCCATGCTGATTTGTATGACACGATTGAACCGACTACATGTATTCTTCGCGAATGTTCCGTTCTGTATTAAATCGACCCTTTCTTTCATAACATTTGCTATGTGAAAGTTCGCTCGTCTCTGAATGATTATATTGCTACGTAACAAGCCCACATTCTGGcagtttaaaaacaatttctgtcGTTGGCGATAATGAATTCTAGCAAATACCTTTTAAAATTAGGTACTAGgtggcaaatatttattatttaatcatttcttcaaataatttgCTGTTTTGTTTCGTGCCATTCTCGCGACTGCGCGCAACCCCCTTTAACCCATTTTCACCTGTATTTAGACCAGGCCTGGCCAACTCAAATAGGCCGCACTTTAGGTAAACATAtaggttaaaaaaataacattaacgttatgttaaaaatataatacatgtacaaaATACCGCTCGATGTCATTGTTCCACTCTCCTCTGTTACTAAGAGCAAAAATGTGGGGAtcgtttctttattcatttattacatgactgtattcaaattacaaatgaacgttacCGATGGTTGCCTGTTGAAACCGATTcattaacgctctttcgaacgGTGTGCTTAGTTTTAgatttgcactgtaatttggcggagttatggccgtttaaagagtgtcgaGTCGCAAacgcataaaaaatattaaaagtgaaaattctcgagaataaggcgacgcaaagaaaatgtccaagagtaattttttgttggaaatttgttgtagaatcgACagcctgcgtatgtccgaacttatacgtagacaccctgtagaacTGGAGTTCGTATTATAGCAATGGCGcatgcaaattttcatttattcgatatttttttatacatatacaacgAGAAACAGAAGTTTCGATAGAAACTCAAAATCACCAGGCGAGCTGCGTGTCGGCCAAGACTGATTTAGACTCTAACCCGTTTTTGGACCGCTTCCTCTacgtttatattaattactaagatcattattattaacaatgataCATTTTTACTACGAATTTGGTCCTTATTTGCACAGTCAAATCTCCGGAATCGTTGGGTAGCCATTTGGCCTCGTTACTGTCGGAAGCGGAGCACAGGGTCCAGGAACTTGGCGGAAGTACTTCCGGTAGCGCCGGGACCACCCTTTTAGAGCCACCGAGCAGCCATAGATCGAGTTTTTCGTCGCAGCACAACAATCTCACGGGATGCGGCGGTAGCACTGAAGACAAGCAACTGGCTTTGTGGGAAAGGAGAGCGAGAGCTCTCAGGAAAATGTTGCTCGGGTTTGATCAAGCGAGTGAGTATTCCGGAAGCATCGATATCTCAACGTCGAGATTCAACATAGTTCGGATGAATAAAGGTTGTACAGTCGAGTACCCGTTATAAGCCTGATCTAGGCCCTAGACTCTAGGGGACGTAGGAGGAATTTTGTTCAGAATTTCAGCGTCACCACTACCGCGCAGTTAGTTTTGTCGCCCGACTACCTCTCGTAAGCTTGTTCATTTTTTCCTTCATTTCAAAcgttatatttacaatttggtatcgattcaattatttgtCGCAAAGTATATACTGTAATCTTCctgtattattttgtgttcTTCTTTCTATcgttaattaaccctttgcactcgagaggtgattctcagtcaccattaggtttcacgcagcaaatctacaatacctaatgtttctttaagaatttttattaaagtaattcCAATTTGTTTGAAGTCTGATATTTATTTGCAAGTTAATggtagaataaattatttcaatagcGTTTTCGACTATTTCTTATCAGTTATTATTAGTTGCAAgaggtataaaataatacttgaaataGCAAGATGAAAAGCATCGTTAGCTGGCAGTTACTCGTTtgcaattgaatatttataatcggTAATGGATTTTCGGCTTTTTGATTTTCACGTataattacgtttaatttctttggggctcaaagtgtcgataaaatgattgtcggcgaggtaaaggtgacttTATTCTcgaatctagatagcttaggtAtcggtagataccagaaaaaaaggcctcgagtgcaaagggttaataataacagtaataatatattttatcttcgTGCATACTCATATAGATTACTTGGAATTTGCTTGCAACGTCTTCTCGTtaagttacattttatttaacaaatcaTAATTGCTTTCCTGTATGTACttagtttataattttgacaGTTTTAGCGCATTATACGGGGTAGCCTGGCACAAAACGTAAAAGAGTGATTAAGTGGGGGAAGTCGTTTCGACTCAGCAACTGCTGATTGAGGGGAAGAGGCTTATTAGGGCCAGGCTTATGACGGGCATTCGACCGTAATATCAtaatcaaaaaatgtttaggATAAATAAATCCTCATTCTCagttatcgaataaaaatttaaacagtcgAAGTTGATGTTTCAAGCAAAGTTGCCAGCCTGGTTCGAGGATCACTATAATTATAGTGTTCCACATAAATCTGTTTTGATATCGAGTGATTGTTGTCATCCTAAAATGGTCTATTAGACAGGAACACTTGACAATTGCAAAAAAGGCTAGCAAATGATTGCACCGTCAATTTTTTTCgtcgtttatttcatttctatatGTCActtactttgaaaattttttataaaataatataataatttagaaagttttgaaatatcCAAAACTAAGCTTCTAATTATCTTCCGACCGCCGTCAGAGCTCTCATCAGGTACATTCAAAAGTATTTAACCTGAATGTGTGTTAATCTTTTACTATAACTCCCGACAAACCTTCTATACtcttcataaatttataagaactttttatattaattcacgATACCACATAATGCCGAGTAAACTCACACAATCTTctcgtttaaccctttgagtgccaaggagcgatatatcgGTCCTCCATACGCTTGCGAAAAGGGCCAAGAACTCGTTGAAAAGTCAATTTCGCTTTACGAAAATAACACCAATATCAAAACGTTCGTGTTCAAATATTGGATGGTAGgtaaatttagtttattttgatatttaagaGTATTCACAGCATTACAGATATTAAGagcatatacatttttgtttacaatcatgcATCTTTACTTATaattgtctggcatttctcggatatgtataaatatttcctgtggcactcaaagggttaatacggtcatttaatttacgtttaattaacgTCCTCTTCTTGTCAGGACCACCAGACATACCGTTCCTGGTCGCAGTCGATGTTACGGGGACGAATTCTGTGACAGTGAGATTCCAGGAGCCAGATTCTCACGACTCGCCCATCTGCACGAAGTTCAAAGTCCAGTGGAGCGTCAAAGAGGACTTCTCCGTGATCTGCGGGGATAGAGAAGTTCTAGACATGAAGCAGAGGGAGTGCAGAATCGACGATCTGATCCAAGGACAGAAATACCACTTTCGAGCTGCTGCTGGAAATCTGAAGGGCTACAGCAGGTTCAGGAACTCGACACCTGCTCACGTCACACCCAGCAGTACGGTCATCTCTTATcgtagaatattattattagagtattattagaaaatattagatCTTTTGGTTATATTTGAATCGATAGAAGATTTATATGCTGAATAAAGTTAACAGAATTGATGATCGGAATAGAAGTCCATCATGAATGAAAATCAAActattagaataatatataaactgTGGTAATATAATCTAGATACTTAGATCTTCTTATTACTTttttcccctaaaatttaaataacagtCCTTAAGTCGTGCTCAATCTAACGTTACATTCTAAAGAAGACACGCCCTACATAGTTCAATTGTTTTTTGTCTGATTTGATCGTTTCTTACGTTTAACAAAGCAAACTGTTACGATTCTGTTACGAACAGAAATatctaattatttctttaattcttgAACTCTGACTTCAATCAAACCTCGATCTCCTGAGTCGATTATTGCGGcatgtatttttctatgtgTAATCCGAACGGTTGATCtaaaacgtttttttattaatattcatttagtaaaaaattatttgtcgaTAGCTTGATACAGAGATTGCACAAATTACTAACTAATGTACATCTTTATTCCTAAGAGATCGATATAATCATAAATTTGAACGAACTAAAActgtttctttgaattttatcatttatatttcaagaagAATTAAGTTTGGAGTTCGTAGCATCCATAGGCTAAGTAGTCGTGTCGAATTAAATTCACTGCTGGACCCCTGAAATTTGAAGTGTCCTTCAAATCATCGTTCCAGGTTGGAGGGACATCGATGGCAGGTTGCCAAGGTTTGCTGGCCGATTGGAGCAACTGAATACTCTGTTCACCGATATAAGGCGACCAGAGTACACTCAAGAAACACCAGCGGTGCAGAGGCGCAATCACAGGAAGAAAACTACGATAAAACAGCTGTTCACGGCTACGAGTAAATTCCAAAAGAATCTGAGGCGGGGCGTATTTCTTGCCTGTCTGCTCTATCACGAGGATAAGGTGCTCGTGACAAACGAGGATTTCCTACCGGTGATCGAAGTCGATGAGACTTACCCAAGCTGTATTTACAACGACTTCCATTGGCTCATGAAAGTGGCCTGCACTTGGGACGACGTCAAGACACTTCGTCAAGACATGGAGAAAAGTCATAGCAGCTCTACGAATCACTTCAGGATAAAGCTGCTGCAGGCTGCTGCACAAATGCAGGTTCGTCTTTTTATTGCGAAATAAACTTTCCATCGTTCAGATTTATCTTTCTACTATTCTTGAATAGCTCGTCCTACAACCTCGCGCGTCAATCGAATAATTCCCAAAACGATGTTGATTACAGGCAGCACTGTGCATACAAGACCTGGGGCAATTATACCATAAACCGGTCAGAGACATCCAAGGGACCCTAGTTTTCTCTACGGTGAATTACATTAAATCTCCAAAATTGATCTCGGTATTGAACAGCAGATGGTTGCCACTCAGTAAAGTCACGAAGAAGGTCATAACCCACGAGGACAGCAACGTGGCGGACATCTTAATAGCCAGCATACAAGAACAAATGACCTATCATCAAGTCAGCAGTATTAAACTGTCAAAGGGATTGTATCTTGGCTACCTGAAGATGCAGAGTAGCGTAGATCTCATCCAGGTTGTGGTACCCGCGAAAGCACCCAATGTCTTACCTCATTGCAAGATTCGTGACAATCCGCACGTTTCCGCGTAAGTGCCGTCTTATAAGACAATgagttttataattttatgtttatttaataatatagatTTTTACCGATTACTAAGATCCTTGTACTAATTGTACGCATTGGTAATTGCGCTAGTTGTTCGTTaaacttcaaataaattatttatgtattagaATATTATCCGGTCACGCATATTaaatgattataataaaaataaaaaattgtacttctatttatttacagtagaatctttacaaaattttgttgtaaactACATTCCTTGTAAAAATTCTAGTCTCTTTTGAAAGGTTTCTTTGCTGTCTTTCCTGAGTGATAAAATTCCtaacatatacagggtgtttcttaACTGcttatatctcgataacgaagtcACAGTTTCCAAGTTAAAAGGCGCTTACATATTAAGAAACActctatataataataattgtagataatattttctcaaattaatcAGTCTATACTTTCCGTCGAAACGCAAAGAGCGACTAACCAAAATCTCATTTAGATTGGAAAGAAGTAGTAGGAATAATAGGGACATATTTTACATGTCAAAAATACTGCTCGATGAGttgatttcttaaaattcatttgattgCAGCGAAGAGTGGGATTATCTGAAAAGGATAACTCGTATCCACGCATCGGACACTTCAGTGAAGGACTCTGAAGAAAAGGAGAACGTAACGAACGAGTCGCAAGGTACCGAGCAACAAAAGCTATTCGTGGATCTGGTCGCTGCCACCGCGAGACGATTGTTCAATTATATGGAAATCAATCCTGAAGATTCTCTGTGCCATCGACTCTACGACGCTGAAGTTATTGATCTGACCCACGACGTGTCCTTCGTGATCGCCGTACCTCCAGCAGAAACCGCCTGCTGCGTACCTGGGACCAGAGAAATCCTTCTACAGAGGGGCGATCTTCTGTCGTTACCTATCCAAGTATTCGAGATGGTACACTTAAACACGTACCAAAAAGACGTAATCAATAGATACTCGAGGTTAAGCTGCATCCTGGAACTGGATACAGCCCAAGCTCAACACAGCCACAGGGAAGCCTTCAGCTCTCTGGAGTTGAGCGTGGCGAAGGACAAGTTGGCCAGGTTACAGGATCTTCAGTCGCAAGTGAACACCGTCTGGAAAGGCGCTAGATGGCTAATAGACGTGATCACGTTCGCAAGGGACCGTGGATCTTCGCAGCAAACCGTAAGTTGAGTCCATCGGTTTTTAACCGTATATTTCCTATGCTCGTTGCTTGAATTTAAAGTACTTTGCGAATTATAATTACAGAGTGCGTCGCAGGCGGTTGGAATTTCAATGAAGCACTTGCTTAGTCTCGACAGGAACAAAAgcaacagtaacagtaacagtttGAAAAGGAGTTTGCTGCAGTTGCCGCCACGCGATCCGAAACTCGTCAAGTCCAGTCCAGGTCGAGGCAGTTGGCCGGGACCCAACGTGGCCAACTCCTCCTCGAATCTGCTCACGACAGAGTTCAGCAAAAGCGAGCAACAGTTGCCCAGCGGCCAGTACATTCGCAAAGGCAGCAACACCTCTAACGTGTCGACCGGCTCGGTGCCTCAAAAGTCCTCTGTACCGATAAGCAGCACCAGCAATCTTAGCAACGCGACGAGCGCCAGCAGTACAAACCATCTGGTACCGTTGCAGAACACGAGGCTACCACCCTCCAAGTCCGAGGACACTCTGATCTTagcaaaatataaacaaagtcCCCGAAATAGGTCAGCAACGATCACGTCTGCATCGGCCAGTAGCAGTCCATTGCTCAGCATGAAGCCCATCATTTACGGCGGATCGCTTTTAAGCGTCTCGACAGCCATGACGAACACGACGAGTTTGCTCAGCGTCAGTAACACCAATTCCGACAGTTTGCACTCCCTGAGCAGCGACGAATACTCGACACCCAACTCGACAGTCTGTTTAAAATCTGGCCACACCAAAGGGAAATCCTCCAAACCCACCGCTAGCGTCGCTGCAATGGCGACCGGAGCACTGGAGAACCAgatggaagaagaaaaagacgaAGCAACGATGATGCCAGCACCGCCGCCTGGCATACTTCAGGTAATTTCTGTCGATATTCTCAAACGTTAATCATAGCTGAATATTTAGGCTAGAAGTGATATATTAGGTGTATCTataaataatgtcgttttttgataccttacaaaattttactttttgaaGGAGTTAATACAGCCTTAATCTACAATACAATCTTTCATTCGGCAAACTTTCTATTCCTCTTTGTAAAATGCGGgtgattcaaaataaaatattcttcaagtGCAATATTAATAGTTGTCGTAGTAGGAAACCTTTCTGCTACTGAGAATATGTATCATAGGTCTGAAAAGTTGGCAATGCAACGGTGCAACATTAGGGAAATACGGTAGCTGAGGAAGTACTTTCTAACTCGATTCATTGTGAATGGCTCTTCAAGGTCTTGTCATCTTTATCATGCCGCAGAACAATACATTCTCAATTAATCAATCTTGGAGTTTTTTAAGTCAAAGTCATATTTAGTTCATAAAACTGAGTCGAATAATATTCAGTACTAATGATTTCATTAGGATTCGCAATCTCTATAACGAATAATTCCTGTAAAATCTCACCATATCGGTAATTACACTTTTTTTAGAGTGAAGACCTGGTTTTGAAATGGGCAAGGGTAGTTATCCTGGTCGACCAAACTGAATGGAACTgaacaaaagtaaaagaaattgataaaactAAACGAAACTCAACAgcaatttgttatattaaccATTGTTTTCTCATATATGGATTACTTTCTAGAATCCATTTATCTTTTCCCTACTCAACCTAGATAAAAGTGGACCGCAGATGATTACACATTCGCCTGAGCTAACCTACCCCATTTTTACCTTCCATTCTTGTAGGGTTTACCtaatctttttcaaaatttaaccATAAGCACagtaaatattagtatatcTAACTTggttatataaatagataacgatatttttaaaatttggaaaaaaacgACATTCCATTAGGTACCCTtaatataatgaattttttaacgaggcGAGACTAATAGAAACACAAGTTAGTGACTCCCAAGGTTGGTCTGTTGCATTGCATAGGTTGAAGATAATACAATGAAAcatatagtaattattttaagaggTATAAAGTGGGATTGAccaaaatttcgaattttctatttatgtacatCTTCGttgtcaaataaatatatcccATACCGATCTTGAGACTCATTGCGACGCAAACTGCCTCGATCGCTTTATATTGAATGAGAGTTCGTTCCATATTGCCCAAGCTTTCTTAGGGTAACGCATTTGTTTGAATTCTGACCGCAAAGCTTGTTATCTTCCAGAATGATCCGTTAagtttaaatatgtttttccTTATAGGGAACACAAGTCTAACCCGATTGTAGTTAAAAACAGCTCACTTGGTCTTCTAGTGCAGACCGATGTAGCAGACACACGAGTAAGCCGCTAAACCGCTACGTTTCAGCGCTTGTTCCGCTCAGATACGCTTTCCAAATCATGCTTTTCGTGTATCATCTAGGGCTGAGACTACATGTC contains:
- the LOC128881593 gene encoding uncharacterized protein LOC128881593 isoform X2; the encoded protein is MVLGGLGRRMSSGDKALPGLTIDRAAFLLLRVKKAFKKKKQQRKEKSNPTVECKPEARSARGPGGRPAPLLRSRTLPAIVAPGLNILQAQIDARYNAASVGLSDPSAAESAASGKRGSTVPHCTKLLAPRISFTDDTIERRVSDSGPASRESSKEHSTRSGRLSTSSIGGSQPLTRLARLLNQRPSYTPSDEIPRRLSWERRDCSTTSFCLPRSSSIDSVAEWGITANAGSSYGLCVDQPPPRRSPSPLLGTRSDRLSLVSPNIGRRVKGHRAVLELYSLQGMEFLEGFGKKKQQPHQQTNNIASVHINPLSAQSLNIHLHALFAAVEHGHLDKARTILESTDVDVNSVNSDGLSALDVAVLSNNRPLAKMLVAFGAQEGNQFKSPESLGSHLASLLSEAEHRVQELGGSTSGSAGTTLLEPPSSHRSSFSSQHNNLTGCGGSTEDKQLALWERRARALRKMLLGFDQARPPDIPFLVAVDVTGTNSVTVRFQEPDSHDSPICTKFKVQWSVKEDFSVICGDREVLDMKQRECRIDDLIQGQKYHFRAAAGNLKGYSRFRNSTPAHVTPSSWRDIDGRLPRFAGRLEQLNTLFTDIRRPEYTQETPAVQRRNHRKKTTIKQLFTATSKFQKNLRRGVFLACLLYHEDKVLVTNEDFLPVIEVDETYPSCIYNDFHWLMKVACTWDDVKTLRQDMEKSHSSSTNHFRIKLLQAAAQMQAALCIQDLGQLYHKPVRDIQGTLVFSTVNYIKSPKLISVLNSRWLPLSKVTKKVITHEDSNVADILIASIQEQMTYHQVSSIKLSKGLYLGYLKMQSSVDLIQVVVPAKAPNVLPHCKIRDNPHVSAEEWDYLKRITRIHASDTSVKDSEEKENVTNESQGTEQQKLFVDLVAATARRLFNYMEINPEDSLCHRLYDAEVIDLTHDVSFVIAVPPAETACCVPGTREILLQRGDLLSLPIQVFEMVHLNTYQKDVINRYSRLSCILELDTAQAQHSHREAFSSLELSVAKDKLARLQDLQSQVNTVWKGARWLIDVITFARDRGSSQQTSASQAVGISMKHLLSLDRNKSNSNSNSLKRSLLQLPPRDPKLVKSSPGRGSWPGPNVANSSSNLLTTEFSKSEQQLPSGQYIRKGSNTSNVSTGSVPQKSSVPISSTSNLSNATSASSTNHLVPLQNTRLPPSKSEDTLILAKYKQSPRNRSATITSASASSSPLLSMKPIIYGGSLLSVSTAMTNTTSLLSVSNTNSDSLHSLSSDEYSTPNSTVCLKSGHTKGKSSKPTASVAAMATGALENQMEEEKDEATMMPAPPPGILQVYAAYETGLASGTSLKLHVTPRTTAREVVNLVVKQLNMAMVLKGQEGPIYTPDELPNFCLVAVIGARERCLRDDFKLLQLQNPWKKGRLYVRQKQDVLAALEHSSKHTAYL
- the LOC128881593 gene encoding uncharacterized protein LOC128881593 isoform X3, encoding MSSGDKALPGLTIDRAAFLLLRVKKAFKKKKQQRKEKSNPTVECKPEARSARGPGGRPAPLLRSRTLPAIVAPGLNILQAQIDARYNAASVGLSDPSAAESAASGKRGSTVPHCTKLLAPRISFTDDTIERRVSDSGPASRESSKEHSTRSGRLSTSSIGGSQPLTRLARLLNQRPSYTPSDEIPRRLSWERRDCSTTSFCLPRSSSIDSVAEWGITANAGSSYGLCVDQPPPRRSPSPLLGTRSDRLSLVSPNIGRRVKGHRAVLELYSLQGMEFLEGFGKKKQQPHQQTNNIASVHINPLSAQSLNIHLHALFAAVEHGHLDKARTILESTDVDVNSVNSDGLSALDVAVLSNNRPLAKMLVAFGAQEGNQFKSPESLGSHLASLLSEAEHRVQELGGSTSGSAGTTLLEPPSSHRSSFSSQHNNLTGCGGSTEDKQLALWERRARALRKMLLGFDQARPPDIPFLVAVDVTGTNSVTVRFQEPDSHDSPICTKFKVQWSVKEDFSVICGDREVLDMKQRECRIDDLIQGQKYHFRAAAGNLKGYSRFRNSTPAHVTPSSWRDIDGRLPRFAGRLEQLNTLFTDIRRPEYTQETPAVQRRNHRKKTTIKQLFTATSKFQKNLRRGVFLACLLYHEDKVLVTNEDFLPVIEVDETYPSCIYNDFHWLMKVACTWDDVKTLRQDMEKSHSSSTNHFRIKLLQAAAQMQAALCIQDLGQLYHKPVRDIQGTLVFSTVNYIKSPKLISVLNSRWLPLSKVTKKVITHEDSNVADILIASIQEQMTYHQVSSIKLSKGLYLGYLKMQSSVDLIQVVVPAKAPNVLPHCKIRDNPHVSAEEWDYLKRITRIHASDTSVKDSEEKENVTNESQGTEQQKLFVDLVAATARRLFNYMEINPEDSLCHRLYDAEVIDLTHDVSFVIAVPPAETACCVPGTREILLQRGDLLSLPIQVFEMVHLNTYQKDVINRYSRLSCILELDTAQAQHSHREAFSSLELSVAKDKLARLQDLQSQVNTVWKGARWLIDVITFARDRGSSQQTSASQAVGISMKHLLSLDRNKSNSNSNSLKRSLLQLPPRDPKLVKSSPGRGSWPGPNVANSSSNLLTTEFSKSEQQLPSGQYIRKGSNTSNVSTGSVPQKSSVPISSTSNLSNATSASSTNHLVPLQNTRLPPSKSEDTLILAKYKQSPRNRSATITSASASSSPLLSMKPIIYGGSLLSVSTAMTNTTSLLSVSNTNSDSLHSLSSDEYSTPNSTVCLKSGHTKGKSSKPTASVAAMATGALENQMEEEKDEATMMPAPPPGILQVYAAYETGLASGTSLKLHVTPRTTAREVVNLVVKQLNMAMVLKGQEGPIYTPDELPNFCLVAVIGARERCLRDDFKLLQLQNPWKKGRLYVRQKQDVLAALEHSSKHTAYL